The following proteins are encoded in a genomic region of Salminus brasiliensis chromosome 17, fSalBra1.hap2, whole genome shotgun sequence:
- the cirbpb gene encoding cold inducible RNA binding protein b isoform X1: MSDEGKLFIGGLSYDTTEQSLEDAFSKYGTIAKVDVIRDRETDRSRGFGFVTFENPDDAKDAMVAMNGKSIDGRMIRVDEAGKSGGRSGGFRGSGGGRGFFRGGRGRGGGGYGGDRSYGGDRGYGGGDRSYGGGDRGYGGGDRSYSSGERSYGSGGGGSSGGGYFNRSGGYSGGGGGGGGYRDNRNQGGYERSGGSYRDSYDSYATHE; the protein is encoded by the exons ATGTCTGACGAAGGAAAGCTCTTCATTGGTGGACTCAGCTATGACACCACTGAGCAGTCACTAGAGGATGCATTTTCCAAGTATGGAACCATCGCTAAAG TCGATGTTATCAGAGATCGTGAGACAGACCGGTCCAGGGGCTTTGGGTTTGTTACGTTTGAGAATCCAGATGATGCAAAGGACGCAATGGTTGCAATGAATGGAAAG TCTATTGATGGCCGAATGATTCGCGTCGATGAAGCTGGCAAATCTGGTGGCAGGTCTGGTGGATTCAGAGGTTCCGGTGGTGGCAGGGGATTTTTCAGAGGTGGCAGAGGAAGAG GTGGTGGAGGATATGGTGGAGACAGAAGCTATGGCGGTGACAGGGGGTATGGTGGTGGCGATAGAAGCTATGGAGGTGGAGACCGTGGTTATGGAGGAGGAGACAGAAGCTATAGCAGTGGGGAAAGGAGCTATGGTAGTGGTggcggcggcagcagcggcggcggaTACTTCAACAGGAGTGGCGGCTACTCCGGtggtggcggcggcggcggcggatACAGAGACAACAG GAACCAGGGAGGTTATGAGCGTTCAGGAGGCTCCTACAGAGACAGCTATGACAGCTATG CTACGCACGAGTAA
- the LOC140538033 gene encoding granzyme E — protein sequence MSVLLCLGAFVLLQNVMPGGSMQHGIIGGRVSDPGSHPYMVYIYNWKTNERCDGFLVSKDYVITAAHCKTSVVVFLGIYSTEGLHITNSTSVTAIPHPAYNNNTYENDIMLLKLCKPAPRNKRVKPVALPASENEEFSTNCLVMGWGSQEHNKRNLSSVLKEVNVTISKTSACTTPDMICSEGFKGPGKGDSGGPLICGNVAHGIVSSNFILNKTFVSRYVRTAYHLSWINSIIKKPPKDQRAQPRRFP from the exons ATGAGCGTGCTGCTGTGCTTGGGCGCGTTTGTTCTACTGCAGAACGTCATGCCAG GGGGCTCCATGCAGCACGGCATTATTGGCGGACGGGTCTCGGATCCAGGTAGCCATCCCTACATGGTCTACATTTACAACTGGAAGACAAACGAAAGGTGTGATGGCTTCCTGGTGAGCAAGGACTACGTGATAACTGCAGCCCACTGCAAGACATC AGTCGTGGTGTTTTTAGGAATCTACAGCACAGAGGGCTTACACATCACCAACAGCACCTCTGTGACAGCAATTCCCCACCCTGCCTACAACAACAATACCTACGAAAATGACATCATGCTTTTGAAG CTCTGCAAACCAGCACCACGCAATAAAAGGGTGAAGCCGGTGGCTCTGCCTGCATCTGAGAACGAGGAGTTCTCAACAAACTGCCTGGTGATGGGCTGGGGAAGCCAAGAGCACAATAAGAGGAACCTGTCAAGTGTCCTGAAAGAGGTCAATGTCACCATCTCCAAAACCAGCGCCTGTACTACACCGGACATGATCTGCTCAGAGGGCTTCAAAGGGCCTGGAAAG GGCGACTCCGGGGGGCCGCTGATTTGTGGAAACGTTGCACATGGAATTGTGTCCAGCAATTTTATCTTAAACAAGACCTTCGTGTCAAGATACGTTCGCACGGCCTACCACCTGAGCTGGATCAACTCCATCATTAAAAAGCCTCCTAAAGACCAGCGTGCTCAACCCAGAAGATTCCCCTGA
- the cirbpb gene encoding cold inducible RNA binding protein b isoform X2 yields the protein MSDEGKLFIGGLSYDTTEQSLEDAFSKYGTIAKVDVIRDRETDRSRGFGFVTFENPDDAKDAMVAMNGKSIDGRMIRVDEAGKSGGRSGGFRGSGGGRGFFRGGRGRGGGGYGGDRSYGGDRGYGGGDRSYGGGDRGYGGGDRSYSSGERSYGSGGGGSSGGGYFNRSGGYSGGGGGGGGYRDNRNQGGYERSGGSYRDSYDSYG from the exons ATGTCTGACGAAGGAAAGCTCTTCATTGGTGGACTCAGCTATGACACCACTGAGCAGTCACTAGAGGATGCATTTTCCAAGTATGGAACCATCGCTAAAG TCGATGTTATCAGAGATCGTGAGACAGACCGGTCCAGGGGCTTTGGGTTTGTTACGTTTGAGAATCCAGATGATGCAAAGGACGCAATGGTTGCAATGAATGGAAAG TCTATTGATGGCCGAATGATTCGCGTCGATGAAGCTGGCAAATCTGGTGGCAGGTCTGGTGGATTCAGAGGTTCCGGTGGTGGCAGGGGATTTTTCAGAGGTGGCAGAGGAAGAG GTGGTGGAGGATATGGTGGAGACAGAAGCTATGGCGGTGACAGGGGGTATGGTGGTGGCGATAGAAGCTATGGAGGTGGAGACCGTGGTTATGGAGGAGGAGACAGAAGCTATAGCAGTGGGGAAAGGAGCTATGGTAGTGGTggcggcggcagcagcggcggcggaTACTTCAACAGGAGTGGCGGCTACTCCGGtggtggcggcggcggcggcggatACAGAGACAACAG GAACCAGGGAGGTTATGAGCGTTCAGGAGGCTCCTACAGAGACAGCTATGACAGCTATG gttga